A section of the Burkholderia mallei ATCC 23344 genome encodes:
- a CDS encoding COX15/CtaA family protein has protein sequence MYLLQLGLIGLCIALLPLSYVWVKADDDKFRKLVWITTFLTLDLVMFGGFTRLTDSGLGCPDWPGCYGTSSPFIAHAAITAAHQAMPTGPVSMTKAWIEMIHRYFAMAIGVLLIAQTVIAWAARLRRKPLHVSPWWPTSLLLLILVQGAFGAWTVTMKLQPVIVTIHLLLGLTLLGTLGWLAARQTPLPAHEPGAGRYRAAALAALMLLVVQIALGGWVSTNYAVLACTDFPTCNGAWIPPMDFRNGFHLWRALGMTNDGDAITQDALVAIHWTHRTFAFVVVAYLAAFALKMRRFASLRRPANGVLAVVVLQFVTGLTNIVLQWPLPVAVAHNGGAAILLLLVVMLNFRILSSRPGRVAQPARDAAPA, from the coding sequence ATGTATCTATTGCAACTCGGCCTGATCGGCCTCTGCATCGCGCTGCTGCCGCTGTCGTACGTGTGGGTGAAGGCGGACGACGACAAGTTCCGCAAGCTCGTCTGGATCACGACGTTCCTCACGCTCGATCTCGTGATGTTCGGCGGCTTCACGCGCCTGACCGATTCGGGGCTCGGCTGCCCGGACTGGCCGGGCTGCTACGGCACGTCGTCGCCATTCATCGCGCACGCGGCGATCACGGCCGCCCATCAGGCGATGCCCACGGGCCCCGTCAGCATGACGAAGGCATGGATCGAGATGATCCACCGCTATTTCGCGATGGCGATCGGCGTGCTGCTCATCGCGCAGACGGTGATCGCGTGGGCCGCGCGGCTGCGCCGCAAGCCGCTGCACGTCTCGCCGTGGTGGCCGACGAGCCTGTTGCTGCTGATCCTCGTGCAGGGCGCGTTCGGCGCGTGGACCGTGACGATGAAGCTGCAGCCGGTGATCGTGACGATCCATCTGCTGCTCGGCCTGACGCTGCTCGGCACGCTCGGCTGGCTCGCCGCGCGGCAGACGCCGCTGCCGGCGCACGAGCCCGGCGCGGGCCGCTACCGCGCGGCGGCGCTCGCCGCGCTCATGCTGCTCGTCGTGCAGATCGCGCTCGGCGGCTGGGTCAGCACGAACTACGCGGTGCTCGCGTGCACCGATTTCCCGACCTGCAACGGCGCGTGGATTCCGCCGATGGACTTTCGCAACGGCTTTCATCTCTGGCGCGCGCTCGGGATGACGAACGACGGCGACGCGATCACGCAGGACGCGCTCGTCGCGATCCACTGGACGCACCGCACGTTCGCGTTCGTCGTCGTCGCGTACCTGGCCGCGTTCGCGCTGAAGATGCGCCGCTTCGCGTCGCTGCGGCGCCCGGCGAACGGCGTGCTCGCCGTCGTCGTGCTGCAGTTCGTCACGGGCTTGACGAATATCGTGCTGCAATGGCCTTTGCCCGTCGCCGTCGCGCACAACGGCGGGGCCGCGATCCTGCTGCTGCTCGTCGTCATGCTAAACTTTCGCATCCTTTCAAGCCGTCCCGGCCGCGTCGCGCAACCCGCGCGCGACGCCGCGCCCGCGTGA
- a CDS encoding SCO family protein, with translation MQTSRPTRPQDGRQAEPAQRGSWRRGRWVLLALALVCAAPVIASYFTYYVIKPRGGATNYGTLIEPQRPIPPDLSVVDETGRTIPLASLRGVWLFMMEDGGACNDACAKKLYFMRQVRATQAGERHRITMVWLKSDAANVPAAIADAYPDTRKLRADPAAVAAWLPADAGTRVTDHLYLVDPNGNLMMRFPKNPDPSRIKQDVTKLLKWSSIG, from the coding sequence ATGCAAACTTCCCGTCCGACGCGGCCGCAAGACGGCCGGCAAGCGGAACCCGCGCAGCGCGGCTCGTGGCGGCGCGGCCGCTGGGTGCTGCTCGCGCTCGCGCTCGTGTGCGCGGCGCCCGTGATCGCGTCGTATTTCACGTATTACGTGATCAAGCCGCGCGGCGGCGCGACCAACTACGGCACGCTGATCGAGCCGCAGCGGCCGATCCCGCCCGATCTGAGCGTCGTCGACGAAACGGGCAGGACGATACCGCTCGCGTCGCTGCGCGGCGTGTGGCTGTTCATGATGGAGGACGGCGGCGCATGCAACGACGCATGCGCGAAAAAGCTGTATTTCATGCGCCAGGTGCGTGCGACGCAAGCAGGCGAGCGGCACCGGATCACGATGGTGTGGCTCAAGAGCGATGCGGCGAACGTGCCGGCGGCGATCGCCGACGCGTATCCGGACACGCGCAAGCTGCGCGCCGATCCGGCCGCGGTCGCCGCGTGGCTGCCGGCCGACGCGGGCACGCGGGTGACCGATCACCTTTATCTCGTCGATCCGAACGGCAACCTGATGATGCGTTTCCCGAAGAACCCGGATCCGAGCAGGATCAAGCAGGACGTGACGAAGCTGCTCAAGTGGTCGAGCATCGGTTGA
- a CDS encoding SURF1 family protein, giving the protein MRIRWLPALLILAVIAITVRLGFWQRERAHQKEALDAQITRYEHANPVDVPRERIALKDIEFHRVRATGRFMPEHAVFLDNRPYNDQPGFYVVMPMKLANGGYVLVNRGWLPRNYADRTAIEPFATPAGDVTIEGIARGNASRAFELGEGGSAARQKIRQNLDAAEYAQETGLPLQPFVIQQTSDDGDKLVRDWPAPTTGVERNYGYMFQWWGMAAAAAGFGLYAARRAARKQSGDA; this is encoded by the coding sequence ATGAGGATTCGGTGGCTGCCCGCGCTGCTGATTCTCGCGGTGATCGCGATCACGGTGCGGCTTGGTTTCTGGCAGCGCGAGCGTGCACACCAGAAGGAGGCGCTCGATGCGCAGATCACGCGCTACGAGCACGCGAATCCCGTCGACGTGCCGCGCGAGCGCATCGCATTGAAGGACATCGAGTTCCATCGCGTGCGCGCCACCGGGCGCTTCATGCCGGAGCACGCGGTGTTCCTCGACAACCGGCCGTACAACGATCAGCCGGGCTTCTACGTCGTGATGCCGATGAAGCTTGCGAACGGCGGCTACGTGCTCGTGAACCGCGGCTGGCTGCCGCGCAACTACGCCGACCGCACCGCGATCGAGCCGTTCGCGACGCCGGCGGGCGACGTGACGATCGAGGGCATCGCGCGCGGCAACGCGTCGCGCGCGTTCGAACTCGGCGAGGGCGGCTCGGCCGCGCGCCAGAAGATCCGGCAGAATCTCGACGCCGCCGAGTATGCGCAGGAAACGGGCCTGCCGCTGCAGCCGTTCGTGATTCAGCAGACGAGCGACGACGGCGACAAGCTCGTGCGCGACTGGCCCGCGCCGACCACGGGCGTCGAGCGCAACTACGGTTACATGTTCCAGTGGTGGGGCATGGCGGCGGCCGCCGCCGGCTTCGGTCTGTACGCCGCGCGGCGGGCGGCGAGAAAGCAGTCCGGCGACGCATGA
- a CDS encoding twin transmembrane helix small protein: protein MHILVPIAFVLIIASMVSALYFMMHDRGHTKRMVWSLAMRVGLSISLFLFILFANWMGWIHSTGIPIGR, encoded by the coding sequence ATGCACATTCTCGTTCCGATCGCCTTCGTACTCATCATCGCCAGCATGGTGTCGGCGCTGTATTTCATGATGCATGACCGAGGCCATACGAAGCGGATGGTCTGGTCGCTCGCGATGCGGGTCGGGCTGTCGATCTCTCTGTTCCTGTTCATCCTGTTCGCGAACTGGATGGGCTGGATCCATTCGACCGGCATTCCGATCGGCCGCTAA
- a CDS encoding cytochrome c oxidase subunit 3 has protein sequence MTGQNESPYYFVPHPSQHPISAAVGLLIMLGSFALWVNGEPWAPYTALVGLLWLLFVLYHWFGDAIAESEGGMYGKRVDKSYRWSMSWFIFSEVMFFGAFFGALFYAREIAMHQLGSLDYKLIWPDFSAVWPNEGPGALVGHFKTMGPWPIPTLNTALLLSSGATLTVSHHALREDHRRKAIAWLAATLVLGVCFLFLQGFEYFHAYNELNLTLGSGVYGSTFFLLTGFHGFHVFLGGTMLAVVLARMIRGHFKPDHHFAFEGAAWYWHFVDVVWLGLYVVVYWL, from the coding sequence ATGACCGGTCAAAACGAGAGCCCGTACTATTTCGTGCCGCACCCGTCGCAGCACCCGATCAGCGCGGCCGTCGGCCTGCTGATCATGCTCGGCTCGTTCGCGCTGTGGGTGAACGGCGAGCCGTGGGCGCCCTACACCGCGCTCGTCGGCCTGCTGTGGCTGCTGTTCGTGCTGTATCACTGGTTCGGCGACGCGATCGCCGAATCCGAGGGCGGGATGTACGGCAAGCGCGTCGACAAGTCGTACCGCTGGAGCATGAGTTGGTTCATCTTCTCCGAAGTGATGTTCTTCGGCGCGTTCTTCGGCGCGCTGTTCTACGCGCGCGAAATCGCGATGCATCAGTTGGGCAGCCTCGACTACAAGCTGATCTGGCCGGACTTTTCCGCCGTGTGGCCGAACGAAGGCCCGGGCGCGCTCGTCGGGCATTTCAAGACGATGGGCCCGTGGCCGATCCCGACCCTCAACACCGCGCTGCTGCTGTCGTCGGGCGCGACGCTGACGGTGTCGCACCACGCGCTGCGCGAAGATCACCGCAGGAAGGCGATCGCGTGGCTCGCCGCGACGCTCGTGCTTGGCGTGTGCTTCCTGTTCCTGCAGGGCTTCGAATACTTCCACGCGTACAACGAGCTGAACCTGACGCTCGGCTCCGGCGTGTACGGCTCGACGTTCTTCCTGCTGACGGGCTTCCACGGCTTTCACGTGTTCCTGGGCGGCACGATGCTCGCGGTGGTGCTGGCGCGGATGATCCGCGGCCACTTCAAGCCGGATCATCACTTCGCATTCGAAGGCGCCGCGTGGTACTGGCACTTCGTCGACGTCGTCTGGCTCGGCCTGTACGTCGTCGTCTACTGGCTGTAA
- a CDS encoding DUF2970 domain-containing protein, whose protein sequence is MVSGTGNKSTFVQTIKAVMWSFFGVRKRRDLEADATQLNPLHVLIAALIGAALFVGVLVLIVHAVVG, encoded by the coding sequence GTGGTGAGCGGAACCGGCAACAAGAGTACGTTCGTCCAGACGATCAAGGCGGTGATGTGGTCGTTCTTCGGCGTGCGCAAGCGGCGCGACCTCGAGGCGGACGCGACGCAGCTAAACCCGCTGCACGTGCTGATCGCCGCGCTGATCGGGGCGGCGTTGTTCGTCGGCGTGCTGGTCCTGATCGTGCACGCGGTCGTCGGGTAG
- a CDS encoding cytochrome c oxidase assembly protein, producing MSKSEANVDRAFNRSMLLKLVVVAGLMFGFGFALVPMYRAICQITGINNLLQRDVSAREAKNTQVDYTRTVSIELDANARGPLGFKPRRNSIDVHPGELATVVYEVTNGQGRTVVAQAIPSYAPKQATEFFKKIECFCFTQQTLAANETRDMPVVFVIDPKLPKDVKTITLSYTFFELNTPAPAVKGAAVQTGGAAAKPAA from the coding sequence ATGTCGAAGTCCGAGGCGAACGTCGATCGCGCGTTCAACCGGTCGATGCTCTTGAAGCTCGTCGTCGTGGCGGGGCTGATGTTCGGCTTCGGCTTCGCGCTGGTGCCGATGTATCGCGCGATCTGCCAGATCACCGGCATCAACAATCTGCTGCAGCGCGACGTCAGCGCGCGCGAGGCGAAGAACACGCAGGTCGATTACACCCGGACGGTGTCGATCGAGCTCGACGCGAACGCGCGCGGCCCGCTCGGCTTCAAGCCGCGGCGCAACAGCATCGACGTGCATCCGGGCGAGTTGGCGACGGTCGTCTACGAAGTGACGAACGGGCAGGGCAGGACGGTGGTCGCGCAGGCGATTCCGAGCTATGCGCCGAAGCAGGCCACCGAGTTCTTCAAGAAGATCGAGTGCTTCTGCTTCACGCAACAGACGCTGGCGGCGAACGAGACGCGCGACATGCCGGTCGTGTTCGTGATCGATCCGAAGCTGCCGAAGGACGTGAAGACGATCACGCTGTCGTACACGTTCTTCGAGCTGAACACGCCCGCGCCCGCGGTGAAGGGCGCGGCGGTGCAGACGGGCGGCGCCGCGGCGAAGCCCGCCGCGTGA
- a CDS encoding cytochrome oxidase small assembly protein, giving the protein MTRNSQKRRTPDEIRAGNKRLLLILLIVVAVFFVGAVVRQWIASTS; this is encoded by the coding sequence ATGACCCGGAATTCACAAAAAAGACGAACGCCCGACGAGATTCGCGCGGGCAACAAGCGGCTGCTCTTGATCCTGCTCATCGTCGTCGCCGTTTTCTTTGTGGGTGCCGTCGTCCGGCAGTGGATTGCGTCCACGTCCTGA
- the ctaD gene encoding cytochrome c oxidase subunit I: MSSIGHDVAAGHAHDDHAHETPHGWRRWLFATNHKDIGTLYLLFSFIMFLSGGVMALAIRAELFEPGLQIMRPEFFNQLTTMHGLIMVFGAIMPAFVGFANWMIPLQIGASDMAFARMNNFSFWLLPVAAVLLVGSFFSPGGATAAGWTLYAPLSTQMGPGMDFAIFAVHIMGASSIMGGINIVVTILNMRAPGMTLMKMPMFAWTWLITAYLLIAVMPVLAGAITMVLFDRHFGTSFFNAAGGGDPVMYQHIFWFFGHPEVYIMILPAFGIVSQVIPAFARKPLFGYSSMVYATASIAILSFMVWAHHMFVTGMPVTGQLFFMYATMLIAVPTGVKVFNWLATMWRGSLTFETPMLFAIGFLFVFTMGGFTGLMLAMAPLDIQYHGTYFVVAHFHYVLVAGSLFALFAGWYYWAPKWTGWMYNETRGKIHFWASMIFFNVTFFPMHFVGLAGMPRRYADYPAQFTDFNQLATIGAFGFGLAQVYFLFAIVLPAYRGGGELERASDKPWDGATGLEWTVPSPAPFHTFEHPPTVE, translated from the coding sequence ATGTCTAGCATCGGGCACGACGTAGCCGCGGGCCACGCGCACGACGACCACGCGCACGAAACCCCGCACGGCTGGCGGCGCTGGCTGTTCGCCACCAACCACAAGGATATCGGTACGCTGTACCTGCTGTTCTCGTTCATCATGTTCCTGTCGGGCGGCGTGATGGCGCTCGCGATTCGCGCCGAGCTGTTCGAGCCGGGCCTGCAGATCATGCGGCCCGAGTTCTTCAATCAGCTCACGACGATGCACGGGCTGATCATGGTGTTCGGCGCGATCATGCCGGCCTTCGTCGGTTTCGCGAACTGGATGATTCCGCTGCAGATCGGCGCGTCGGACATGGCGTTCGCGCGGATGAACAACTTCAGCTTCTGGCTGCTGCCGGTGGCGGCGGTGCTGCTCGTCGGCTCGTTCTTCTCGCCGGGCGGCGCGACGGCCGCCGGCTGGACGCTGTATGCGCCGCTGTCGACGCAGATGGGCCCGGGCATGGACTTCGCGATCTTCGCGGTGCACATCATGGGCGCGTCGTCGATCATGGGCGGGATCAACATCGTCGTGACGATCCTGAACATGCGCGCGCCGGGCATGACGCTGATGAAGATGCCGATGTTCGCGTGGACGTGGCTCATCACCGCGTACCTGCTGATCGCCGTGATGCCGGTTCTGGCGGGCGCGATCACGATGGTGCTGTTCGACCGTCACTTCGGCACGTCGTTCTTCAACGCGGCGGGCGGCGGCGATCCGGTGATGTATCAGCACATCTTCTGGTTCTTCGGCCACCCCGAGGTGTACATCATGATTCTGCCGGCGTTCGGGATCGTGTCGCAGGTGATCCCGGCGTTCGCGCGCAAGCCGCTCTTCGGCTACAGCTCGATGGTGTACGCGACCGCGTCGATCGCGATCCTGTCGTTCATGGTCTGGGCGCACCACATGTTCGTGACCGGCATGCCGGTGACGGGCCAGCTGTTCTTCATGTACGCGACGATGCTGATCGCGGTGCCGACGGGCGTGAAGGTGTTCAACTGGCTCGCGACGATGTGGCGCGGCTCGCTCACGTTCGAGACGCCGATGCTGTTCGCGATCGGCTTCCTGTTCGTGTTCACGATGGGCGGTTTCACGGGCCTGATGCTCGCGATGGCGCCGCTCGACATCCAGTACCACGGTACGTACTTCGTCGTCGCGCACTTCCATTACGTGCTCGTCGCGGGGTCGCTGTTCGCGCTCTTCGCCGGCTGGTACTACTGGGCGCCGAAATGGACCGGCTGGATGTACAACGAGACGCGCGGGAAGATCCACTTCTGGGCGTCGATGATCTTCTTCAACGTCACGTTCTTCCCGATGCACTTCGTCGGCCTCGCGGGCATGCCGCGCCGCTATGCGGACTACCCGGCGCAGTTCACCGATTTCAATCAGCTCGCGACGATCGGCGCATTCGGCTTCGGCCTCGCGCAGGTGTACTTCCTGTTCGCGATCGTGCTGCCCGCGTATCGCGGCGGCGGCGAGCTCGAGCGCGCATCCGACAAGCCGTGGGACGGCGCGACGGGCCTCGAGTGGACGGTGCCGAGCCCGGCTCCGTTCCACACGTTCGAGCATCCGCCGACGGTCGAGTAA
- the coxB gene encoding cytochrome c oxidase subunit II, whose protein sequence is MEILGKEAMKTIKRALTGVLACSALLLSGAALAVGDSPGGPRVNEINLQPPVTKIAEELYDLHTMMLILCTVIFVGVFGVMFYSIFAHRKSKGHKAANFHESTTVEIIWTIVPFIIVVLMALPATKAVVAMKDTTNADLTVKVTGYQWKWGYDYVKGPGEGISFLSTLSTPRTEVNGRQPISDTYLQEVDHPLVVPVNKKIRVITTANDVVHSWYVPAFGVKQDAIPGFVRDTWFKAEKVGTYRGFCTELCGKEHAYMPVVVEVLSDDDYAKWVSTQKAKLAAGAVDPNKVYTRAELMAHGEEVYKANCAACHQPNGKGVGAFPALDGGKIVNGPIAGHLEQVLKGKGAMPSWASLSDLDIASVITYERNSWGNHKGDSLQPKQVADARNGKLPEDAQQADGGAAANAASGAAAQTQAQAPALPAAIYFETGKSELPADAKDAIAAAAEYVKAHPDAKLALSGFTDKTGSADANAELAKRRAQVVRDALKTAGVAEDRIILKKPETITGGADAKEARRVEIGPAA, encoded by the coding sequence ATGGAAATTTTGGGTAAGGAAGCTATGAAAACAATCAAGCGAGCCCTCACGGGCGTGCTGGCATGCAGCGCTCTGCTCTTGTCCGGCGCCGCTCTGGCGGTGGGCGACAGCCCGGGCGGCCCCCGCGTCAACGAGATCAATCTCCAGCCGCCCGTGACGAAGATCGCCGAGGAGCTCTACGACCTCCACACGATGATGCTGATCCTCTGCACGGTGATCTTCGTCGGCGTGTTCGGCGTGATGTTCTATTCGATCTTCGCGCACCGTAAGTCGAAGGGGCACAAGGCCGCCAATTTCCACGAAAGCACCACCGTCGAAATCATCTGGACGATCGTGCCGTTCATCATCGTCGTGCTGATGGCGCTGCCCGCCACGAAGGCCGTCGTCGCGATGAAGGACACGACGAACGCCGATCTCACGGTGAAGGTCACCGGTTATCAGTGGAAGTGGGGCTACGACTACGTGAAGGGGCCGGGCGAGGGCATCAGCTTCCTGTCCACGCTGTCGACGCCGCGCACCGAAGTGAACGGCCGGCAGCCGATCAGCGATACCTACCTGCAGGAAGTCGATCACCCGCTCGTCGTGCCGGTCAACAAGAAGATCCGCGTGATCACGACCGCGAACGACGTCGTCCACTCGTGGTACGTCCCGGCGTTCGGCGTCAAGCAGGATGCGATTCCGGGCTTCGTGCGCGACACCTGGTTCAAGGCCGAGAAGGTCGGCACCTACCGCGGCTTCTGCACGGAGCTCTGCGGCAAGGAGCACGCGTACATGCCGGTCGTCGTCGAGGTGCTGTCGGACGACGATTACGCGAAGTGGGTGAGCACGCAGAAGGCGAAGCTCGCCGCGGGCGCGGTCGATCCGAACAAGGTGTATACGCGCGCCGAGCTGATGGCGCACGGCGAGGAAGTCTACAAGGCGAACTGCGCGGCGTGCCACCAGCCGAACGGCAAGGGCGTCGGCGCGTTCCCCGCGCTCGATGGCGGCAAGATCGTCAACGGCCCGATCGCCGGCCATCTCGAGCAGGTGCTCAAGGGCAAGGGCGCGATGCCGTCGTGGGCGTCGCTGTCGGATCTCGACATCGCGTCGGTGATCACGTACGAGCGCAACTCGTGGGGCAACCACAAGGGCGATTCGCTGCAGCCGAAGCAGGTGGCCGACGCGCGCAACGGCAAGCTGCCGGAAGACGCGCAACAGGCCGACGGCGGCGCGGCGGCTAACGCCGCCTCGGGCGCGGCCGCGCAGACGCAGGCGCAAGCACCGGCGTTGCCGGCCGCCATCTATTTCGAGACGGGCAAGAGCGAGCTGCCGGCGGACGCGAAGGACGCGATCGCCGCGGCGGCCGAATACGTGAAGGCGCATCCGGACGCGAAGCTCGCGTTGTCGGGCTTCACCGACAAGACGGGCTCGGCCGACGCGAACGCCGAACTGGCCAAGCGCCGCGCACAGGTCGTGCGCGATGCGCTGAAGACGGCCGGCGTCGCGGAGGACCGCATCATTCTGAAGAAGCCGGAAACGATCACGGGCGGGGCGGACGCGAAGGAAGCCCGGCGGGTCGAGATCGGCCCGGCGGCTTGA
- a CDS encoding DUF2244 domain-containing protein has protein sequence MEAANGLHDAEPVLADWLMKRNCSVSPRQFVAFYVSLAAFSLLIAVLLLWRGAWLVLPFTGIELLAVGVAFAIYARHAVDYERIRLFPHRLVIERMSAERLTQIELNPRWVRVEPGASPRDPITLVSRGESVVVGQHLAQYRRAQFARELRASLSRYG, from the coding sequence ATGGAAGCAGCGAACGGGTTGCACGACGCCGAGCCGGTCCTCGCGGACTGGCTGATGAAGCGCAACTGCTCGGTGTCTCCGCGCCAGTTCGTGGCGTTCTATGTGTCGCTCGCGGCGTTTTCGCTGTTGATCGCGGTCCTGTTGCTGTGGCGCGGAGCGTGGCTCGTGCTGCCTTTCACCGGGATCGAGTTGCTGGCGGTGGGTGTCGCGTTTGCCATCTACGCGCGCCATGCAGTCGATTACGAACGCATCCGGCTGTTTCCTCACCGGCTCGTCATCGAGCGGATGAGCGCGGAGCGGCTGACGCAGATCGAATTGAATCCGCGCTGGGTGCGGGTCGAGCCGGGTGCGTCGCCGCGCGATCCCATCACGCTGGTGTCGCGCGGAGAGTCCGTCGTGGTCGGGCAGCACCTTGCGCAATACCGGCGCGCGCAGTTCGCGCGCGAGCTGCGCGCCTCGCTTTCGCGCTACGGCTGA
- a CDS encoding methyltransferase domain-containing protein, whose protein sequence is MSPASAKTSRPAYDPRRLRRIFDRRAAAFDAVSFLPREIAQRMRERLDYIKVNPAGVLDAGCGTGDDLPLLRARFPQAPVFGVDASGGMLARAAARDTAETSWRRFLPATLTKALGHRGPRVAQADFSALPFASGAFDLLWSNFALHWHARPDLVFPEWHRVLRVDGLLMFSTLGPDTLRELRAACADAAAAAGEARAVARVIDFVDMHDLGDMLVESGFEIPVMDQETLTVTYKSPDSLLADVRRLGAYPFERGAPGHASRRLRAALYDALEARRRDDGTIPLTFEVIYGHAWKAAPRTTAEGFSIVRVQDIGKGRPKRS, encoded by the coding sequence ATGTCCCCAGCTTCCGCAAAAACCAGCCGTCCGGCCTATGATCCGCGGCGCTTGCGGCGGATCTTCGACCGCCGCGCCGCCGCGTTCGACGCCGTGTCGTTCCTGCCGCGCGAGATCGCGCAGCGGATGCGCGAGCGCCTCGACTACATCAAGGTGAATCCGGCGGGCGTGCTCGACGCGGGCTGCGGCACGGGCGATGACCTGCCGCTGCTGCGCGCGCGCTTCCCGCAGGCGCCCGTGTTCGGCGTCGACGCATCGGGCGGAATGCTCGCGCGCGCGGCCGCGCGCGACACGGCCGAGACGAGCTGGCGCCGGTTCCTGCCCGCGACGCTCACGAAAGCGCTCGGCCATCGCGGGCCGCGCGTCGCGCAAGCCGATTTCTCCGCGTTGCCGTTCGCGAGCGGCGCGTTCGATCTGCTGTGGTCCAACTTCGCGCTGCATTGGCACGCGCGTCCCGATCTCGTGTTTCCCGAATGGCATCGCGTGCTGCGCGTCGACGGGCTGCTGATGTTCAGCACGCTCGGCCCCGACACGCTGCGCGAGCTGCGCGCCGCATGCGCGGATGCCGCCGCCGCGGCGGGCGAGGCGCGCGCCGTCGCGCGCGTGATCGATTTCGTCGACATGCACGACCTGGGCGACATGCTCGTCGAGAGCGGCTTCGAGATTCCGGTGATGGACCAGGAGACGCTGACCGTCACGTACAAATCGCCGGATTCGCTGCTCGCCGACGTGCGCCGTCTCGGCGCGTATCCGTTCGAGCGCGGCGCGCCGGGCCACGCGTCGCGCCGCCTGCGCGCGGCGCTGTACGACGCGCTCGAGGCGCGCCGGCGCGACGACGGAACGATTCCGCTCACGTTCGAGGTGATCTACGGGCATGCATGGAAGGCGGCGCCGCGCACGACGGCGGAGGGCTTCAGCATCGTGCGCGTGCAGGACATCGGCAAAGGGCGGCCGAAGCGTTCGTGA
- a CDS encoding ComF family protein, with translation MANPAVLRCGIRTMAARAGIVLARFSAAALPNRCALCGNLSHRTICDCCDGAYWNEARLRCPRCALPLPGARGAMRFHCGACAKVPPPFDATLALADYRAPLDSLALDLKFRAQLALGREFGERLARLATDALDGAPPLDVIAPVPLARRRLVERGYNQAWAIARPLARKLKVRADAALAARVADTAPQSRLAFDARRANVAAAFAVARPVAGLHVGVVDDVMTSGATLDALARTLKEAGARRVTNFVALRTAKD, from the coding sequence ATGGCGAATCCGGCCGTATTGCGATGCGGCATCCGCACGATGGCCGCGCGTGCGGGCATTGTCCTGGCACGTTTTTCCGCTGCTGCGCTGCCGAACCGCTGCGCATTGTGCGGCAATTTGTCACATAGGACGATTTGCGACTGTTGCGACGGCGCTTATTGGAATGAGGCGCGGCTGCGCTGCCCCCGCTGCGCGCTGCCGCTGCCGGGCGCGCGCGGCGCGATGCGCTTTCACTGCGGCGCGTGCGCGAAAGTGCCGCCGCCGTTCGACGCGACGCTCGCGCTCGCCGATTACCGCGCGCCGCTCGACAGCCTCGCGCTCGATCTGAAGTTTCGCGCGCAGCTCGCGCTCGGCCGCGAATTCGGCGAGCGCCTCGCGCGGCTCGCGACGGACGCGCTCGACGGCGCGCCGCCGCTCGACGTGATCGCGCCCGTGCCGCTCGCGCGGCGCAGGCTCGTCGAGCGCGGCTACAACCAGGCGTGGGCGATCGCGCGACCGCTCGCACGCAAGCTGAAGGTGCGCGCCGACGCGGCGCTCGCCGCGCGCGTGGCCGATACCGCGCCGCAATCGCGGCTCGCGTTCGACGCGCGGCGCGCGAATGTCGCGGCGGCGTTCGCCGTCGCGCGTCCGGTCGCGGGGCTGCACGTCGGCGTCGTCGACGACGTGATGACGTCCGGCGCGACGCTCGATGCGCTCGCGCGCACACTGAAGGAGGCGGGCGCGCGGCGCGTGACGAACTTCGTCGCGCTGCGCACCGCGAAGGATTGA